GATTGATTCGGGAAGGGATCGGTTCCAGGACGCGTCCGTCGCCACCGACGGGAACGGTTTCAACTGGAATTAATTCACCGGAGAAAACCGTCGGTGGGATCAGTTCCGGACGAGTGAAGTCGGAAGACTGGACCGTGGTATCGATCGGACAACGAGTTGTCTGATCGGTGAATGGGAATCGAAATCGTTCGAGGACAACGCTTTTATGCCGCCTCTTCGTCTGCTTCGTTTGCATCATCTGGACTTCGGGTGCGAACCGAACCCTCGAGAATTCGGGCCGACGGTCGGGGAACCCGTCGTGTTACGGTTCGCGCACCGAGGTTCTCCACTCGAAACGAAGGGGTGCAATATGGACGAGGACGACACGAAGCCAGTCGACGACGGCGACAGCAGGGACGACGAATCACCGGTATCTCCCGGGGGGGACCGAACGGACGACTCGCAATTGGTGGGTGATCCGGAAGGGACGGGTGATCCAGAAGCGACGGGTGATCCAGAAGCGACGGGTGATCCGGAAGGGACGGGTGATCCAGAAGCGACGGGTGATCCGGAAGGGACGGGTGATCCGGAAAGGACGGGTGACTCTCGGGAAGCAACTGATTCGAACACCGGCAGTGTCGACGACGTGTTGACAACGGGGACGAGCGTGAAGGGATCGGACGGGACGACGGTCGAATCGAGAAGTCGCGACCGATCCTCGCCGGAGGTCGACATCGGGAGCATGGTGCTCGAGGACGACGAGGAGGACGACAAGGGACTGTTCGACGACCTGTTGTCCGGGGAACCGATCTTCGAAAACAAGGAGGTACTCCGGCCGTCGTACACGCCACACAAGCTCCCGCACCGATCGGATCAGATCAACCAGATGGCGACGATTCTCGTGTCCGCCCTCCGGGGGGAGACGCCGTCGAACATCCTGATCTACGGGAAAACCGGGACAGGGAAAACCGCGAGCGCGAAGTTCGTCTCCCAGGAACTCGAATCCACCTCGCAGAAGTACGAGGTCCCCTGTGATGTCGAATACATAAACTGCGAAGTGACAGACACCCAGTATCGCGTGCTCGCTCAACTGGCGAACAAGTTTATCGAGAAGAACCAGGATCGAATTCAGGAGCGGCTCGAACGGCTTCGCGAGGTCCGTTCGGACGTCGTTCGCAACGGTGACGCCCGGGTGGACGAAAGCGATCTCGAAGTGAACGAGGGCGATCTCAGGGTGGACGAGAACAGACAGTCGGAGTCCTCGGACGGGGTCGATATCGTGAAGTTCGACAGCGTCGGGGAGCTCGACGACCGGATCGAGCGCCTCGAGGCGGACGCCGACGGGATGGAGGAAGTTCCGATGACCGGATGGCCGACCGATCGCGTGTACTCGACGTTTTTCGAGGCGATCGATTACCGCGAGCGCGTCGTCGTCATCATGCTCGACGAAATCGACAAACTCGTCGAAAAGTCGGGCGATGACACGCTGTACAACCTCTCGCGGATGAACTCCGAACTCGAGAACTCCCGGATCTCGATCATGGGAATCTCGAACGACCTGAAGTTCACCGACTTCCTGGATCCTCGCGTCAAATCGAGCCTCGGCGAGGAAGAGATCGTCTTTCCGCCGTACGACGCGAACCAGCTCCGGGACATTCTCCAGCACCGCGCGGACGTCGCGTTCAAGCCGGACGCACTCACCGAGGACGTCATTCCGCTGTGTGCGGCGTTTGCGGCCCAGGAACACGGCGACGCCAGGCGCGCGCTGGATCTGCTCCGGACGGCAGGCGAACTCGCCGAGCGCAGTCAGGCCGATCTCGTGCGGGAGGAACACGTCAGACAGGCCCAGGACAAGATCGAACTCGACCGGGTCGTGGAGGTCGTCCGAACGCTTCCCACTCAGAGCAAGATCGTCCTGTTTTCGATCATCCTGCTCGAGAAGAACGGCGTTCACAACATCAACACCGGCGAGGTGTTCAACATCTACAAGCGACTCTGTGACGAGATCGACGCCGACGTGCTCACTCAACGTCGCGTAACGGACCTCATCTCCGAACTCGACATGCTCGGTATTGTCAATGCTGTCGTCGTCTCGAAGGGGCGGTACGGCAGGACCAAGGAGATGAACCTCTCGGTGCCGACCGAGGAGACGGAGGCAGTTCTCCTTTCGGACTCCCGGCTCGGGGATATCGAGAACGCACAGCCGTTCGTTCAGGCCCGCTTCGACAACTGATTCCTGGTCCTCCCGATTTCGCTGAACCGGACCGTTAGTTCCACCGGTTCATCCAACCCGCGTTTCGTCCGGCAGCGACCGCGCTCGCCCCGGACGCGACCAGCAGGGTCTCCGGCTCCGGGAAGGGGACGGAGGGAAGCGTCCCCGCGAACGGCCCGGCCTCGCCGGTGAAGATCAGGCGGATCCACCCCAGCATCGGGACCCGAACGCGAGCCACGCCGGTCACCCAGTCCTCGTGGACCACCGGGGCGATGCCGTTGTGTTCGTAGTCCTGATCGTACCACCGGTTGTGATCGCCCTTGGTGATGAAGCCGTCATGCGGCGCGGGACAGGTTGCAAGCTCCTCGCAGCTGTCGGCGTTCATCGCGTCCTGGTCCACCCGATCGTACCAGTTTTCGCCCTCTTCGACGTGGTGATGCGCGCGGTGAATGATCGGCGATCCGGTGCGATCGGGCGGATCGAAGACGATCACGGACCCCGGCATCCCGAACGTTTCATAGCTCACCTCGGCGCCCTGTTCGTAGGTCACGACACCGGTTCCGGAGACGGCGGCGTCCGGCGCGTACCGTCCGGGTTCGGTAACGAGCACGAGATCACCCATCTTCATGTTCGGCTCCATGCTGGTACTCTCGACGGCGACGAGTGGCGGCCACACCCCACTTATCGCGAACAGAACCAGGCCGATCACGAGTACAACCGCGACGCTCAGCAAGACCTCTCGAACGACCATGTACGGGCCGTCCTGGTCGTTCAGAAAGCGCTCAAGCGGGGTGCGGTCGTTCCGGTCGGGGTCGTCAGTGGATTCGTCGTCGATGGATTCGTCGTCGATGGATTCGTCGTCGATGGATTCGTCGTCGATGGATTCGTCGTCGTGATCGCCATCGACCTGGTTTATGTCGACCTCGGAACCCGACAGACCCTCTGACTGGACGACTTCGTCGACGTCGGCTTCCTCGCCGGTACCTTCGTCCGATGGAAACGACTCGCTACCGTCGCTGTCGTCCTCGTCAGCAGGGGACCGTTCCCCGGATGTCATCGGAGAGTGTTCGTCACCTCGTCGTTTGAACCTTCTGGGTTCGAAACCGACGTTGATTCGACTGGTCGGAGCGCTCCGGCACGCTTTTGAGCGGCCGAATCCATCCGGAAGACGTGCCGCTGGAGACGCCCTCGCGTATCGTACAGGAACTGGCGAGCCAAGGCTACAACGCGGAACGCGAGGCCGTCACCCTCATCGCCGGCGCGTCGGACCCGGACGCCGTCCTCGAGGCGACGGTCGACCGGACTCCGGGGGACGCGCTCAGAGTGACTGCCGACACCGTTCGCGAAGTCCTCGAAGCCGACCCGACTAGCCGGGGGCGAAACGGGAACAACAACCCCTCTGTTTCAACTGGAAATACAACCGGTTTTTCAACCGATGACGGAGGGTCGTCTCCAGTCGAAACGAAGGGGTCTTCGGACCGGGAAAGCGGACCGTCCAAACGGGGGTCGTCCAAACGGGGGTCGTCCAAACGGGGGTCGTCCAAACGGGATTCGTCCAAACGATCGGTCGAAGTAACCGGGGACATCACGGGACGGTCGACGGGTACCGGATCGTACGAGGACTTCGTTGCGGTGTTTCGTGACCGGTTCGAGAAGCTCTCGAAGAAGCTCAGAAATCGGGTCAACCACCGACCAGCGGAGACAGTTTCCGCGATGTCGGGGGGAACCGACGTCGAGATCATCGGCCTGGTGAACGAGATCCGGTCGACGTCGGGCGGACACTGGATCGTGGAACTGGAGGACACTACCGGCACCGTTCCGTGTCTGGTGATGAACGACCGGGACATCGTAGAACTCGTCGACGATCTCCTGCTGGACGAGTGTATCGCCGTCTCCGGAACGCTGTCGGACGACGGCGAGATCGTATTCGTCGACGCCATCCACTTTCCCGACGTTCCACGCAGCTACCGTCCCTCGACAGCGGACCGTCACGTGCAGGCGGCGCTCATCTCGGACGTCCACGTCGGCAGCCAGGAGTTCGCCGCCGACGCGTGGCATCGATTCACCGACTGGCTCCACTCCGAGGAAGCCGCGTCGGTCGAGTATCTCCTGATCGCCGGCGATATGGTCGAAGGCGTCGGCGTCTATCCGAATCAGGACGAGGAGCTTTCGATCGTCGACATCTACGACCAGTACGAACGGTTCGCGGAGTATCTCAAGGAGGTACCTGGTGATATGGAAATCGTGATGATCCCCGGGAACCACGACGCGGTCAGACTCGCGGAACCGCAGCCGGGCTTCGACGACGACCTCCGGGAGATCATGTCGGCACACGACGCTCGGATCTACGGCAACCCGGCGTCGGTGTCGATCGAGGGGGTCACTGTGCTCATGTATCACGGCGTTTCGCTGGACGAACTCATCGCCGAACTCCCCGAAGAGAAAGCCAGCTACGAGGAACCACACCGGGCGATGTACCAGCTGCTCAAAAAGCGTCACATCGCGCCACAGTACGGCGGCCACATGCGGCTCGCCCCCGAAGAGGAAGATTACCTCGTCATCGAGGAGATTCCGGACGTGTTCCACACCGGCCACGTTCACAAACTCGGCTGGGGGAAGTACCACAACGTTCTCGCGGTGAACTCCGGCTGCTGGCAGGAGCAAACCGGCTTCCAGAAGTCCGTGAACATCGACCCCGACTACGGCTACGCCCCGATCCTCGACCTCGACACCCTCGAGTTGACAGTCCGAAAGTTCGTGTAGCTATCCGTCGACGAACTGCCAACTGTTATCCATCCTGCGCTGGTAGAGCATTTATGTTTGAGAACCGTCCGGATCGCGACGTCGAAGTCGTGCTCGTGGGACGATCGAACGTTGGTAAGTCTACAGTCATGCGCGAACTCACGGGCCACGACGTCACGACCGGAAAAAAGCCCGGCGTCACCCGTGAACCGAATTACTACGACTGGGCGAGCGAGTCGTTCATGTTCACAGACCTTCCGGGGTTCGGCTTCATGTCCGGCGTAGAAGAACACCGGCGGGAGGAGATCAAAACCGACGTAGTCAGGTACATCGAGGAGTACGCAGACCACATCATCGCCGGCATCCTGGTCGTCGACGGGAAGGCGGTCATCGACATCATCGACCGTCACCGGGCCGACGGCGAAATCCCTCACGACGTCGAACTGTTCCACTTTCTGGAGGACGTCGGTGCCAGTCCGATCGTGGCAGTCAACAAGATGGACAAGGTGGACGATCGCGACGAGCGGCTCGACACACTCTGTGACCGACTCGGCTTGTTCCCCCCGTGGCAGCAGTGGCAGGAAACGATTGCACCGATCTCTGCGAAGCAAGGACGGATCGAACCGCTCCTCGACTGTCTCCGCTCCAGGTTCGAGGCGGAAAAGCGGGCGGACCTGTTAAAATTCGTCACCTGATCCCCGTCGCTTTCCGGAATGTGCCACTAATTTCCCACCTCTATTTAAAGACCTGAAACCTGTGTTATCATTCCTCACGATTTGTCATCGATATAGCAATCCACATTAACCCCGAACACGAAATCTCCGCTCATGAGTGAATCGTTCGTCATCATCGGCGACGGAATCGCTGGTTCGTCGGCCGCAGAAACGCTCCGCGAAGAAGCACCGGACTCAGACATCACGATCCTCACCGACGAAGGTGAAGCGCTGTACAACAGGATCCTCATAAAGGAATACGCGAAAGGTAAGCTTCCCGAGGCACCCGTCTCGATTCACGACACCTCGTGGTACGATGAGCGCGACATCGACCTCCACTTGAACACGCTGGTCACTGACATCGACGTGGAGAACGACCAGGTCGAGACCCACGAAGGCGAGACGTACGGCTACGACAAACTCCTCGTCGCCATCGGCGGGACCCCCCAGCAGCTCCCAGTGCCGAACGCGGACGCCGACGGGATCCACCACTTCTGGACGTTCCAGGACGCGCGGGCGATCCGGGAACACGTCGAGCAGGCCGACAGGGGTGTCGTCGTTGGGGCCGGGCTGCTCGGGATCGACCTCGCGGCGATCTGTGGCGCCCAGGATCTCCCGTCGCATTACCTCATGCGCGGCAAGTGCTGGTGGCGGTACGCGCTCTCGGAGGAAGGCGCGGAGATCATCCACGAAGCACTCCGTGACATCGGCGTCACTCCGGTCTTCGAGTCCGGTGTCGACCGATTCGAGACGGACGAGGACGGCAAACTCGTCGCCGCGATCGATCCGAACGGGGAACGGTACGAAGCGGACTTCGGCGGCGTCGCGATCGGACTCGATTTCAACACCGAACTGCTCGAGGATACTCCCGTCGAGACGGACACGGGAATCTACGTCGACGAGTACATGCGGACTGACGTCGACAACATCTTCGCTGCGGGAGACGTCACCGAGTTCCACGACACCATCCTGGGCGAACGCGGCCAGAACGGTGCGTGGGGTTCGGCAAAGCAGCAGGGGACGATCGCCGCGAAGAACATGATCGACTACGGCAGCGAGGAGTTCCGCTGGGTGTCCTCGTACTCGATTACGCACTTCGACTTCCCGTTCCTCTCGTTTGGTCACCCGACGATGGGCGAAGAGACGGTCGAGCGGAAACACTCCGAAAACGAGTGGCGGCGGCTCGCGTTCAAGGACGGCAAGATCATCGGCGGCGTCCTGATCGGCGATCTCTCGCCACAGTCGGCGTACAAGCAGTTGATGCGGGAAGAACGGGTCGTTGCAGACCAGAAGGACGTCCTGATGCAGAAGGGCTTCTCGGTGGACGACCTGTCGGCTCCCCAAAAGCAGTAACGCGACGGGCAAAGCGATTCTGACGGCGCAATACGGCACAAGACAGTATCTGTGCAGAAGTGTGCAAGAGAAAGCGAAGCGGTTTTCGGCGCAGCCCGGTTTCTCTCCGGTATGGACCCCGGATCCAGCGACATGACGCTGGCGTTCGAGCTCGAAGCGCTCAAGGAGCTTGCCGATCCGAACGCAGTCATCAACGACGCTCGTCAGTGGACGAAATATCTCGGCGTAGTCAGTGAGAAACCGACCTACGTGGTCACCAACTTCACGCGGAAACACCGGATCCGACAGGACTTCTTTTCGGGCCCCCGGGGCGTCACGGAGAGCCTCGAGAACGTCAAGGACCAGTTCGACACGGAACGCTACGTGCTCGTCGGAAACTCCGAGGACGTCGAAGACATCGCCGCGGATGTCGGCTGGGAGTATCTACCGCTGTCCGACGCAGCGGAGGCAGCCGAGTGGGATATCGCAGGCGGAGAGGGGGACGATGTCGATCCGTTCCAGGACGACGAACGGGACGACTGGCCCTGACTGCCGGCTTCTCCGTTCCGGGTCTCGTGGGCTGCTCTCACGCACGGCAGCATGGAAAGGTCTAACAGCGCAGACCCCCTCATTTCGGGAGATGAGTCACCAGCTGCCCGATGTTCAGGCGAGTCGTCCGGACGTGACTGTCGGCCTCTCTCAGGTCGGTGTCACAGGGGTTCAAAAGCTCGTCAAACTCTCGCGCGGATCGCTGCGCCCGATCGTTCTGATGGCGGAGTTCGAAGTGTTCGTCGACCTCCCGGCCGGCCGAAAGGGGATCGACATGAGCCGGAACATGGAAGTCATCGACGAGATCCTCGAGGACATCACCCGCGAGGAGGCGTATCGTGTCGAGGACGTCTGTGGCGACGCGGCCGAGCGCCTTCTCAGCAAGCACGACTACACGTCGACGGCGGAAGTCCGCATGACCGCAGACTACATGGTCCGGGAGCGAACGCCAGAAAGCGACCGACCGACCCAAAACACGGCGGAAATCATCGCCAGCGCGATCGCGACTGACGAGGGGACGCGCTCGGAGATCGGCGCAGAGGTCACCGGAATCACCGTCTGTCCCTGTTCACAGGGAATGTCCGAATCGCGCGCCAGAGAGCAGCTCGAGGATCTCGGGGTCGACGAGGAAACGATCGACCAGTTCCTCGACCGCGTTCCACAGCCGGGACACTCACAGCGCGGTCACGCGACGCTCACCGTCTCCGACGAGGGATCGCCGGACGTCGACCTCGTTGAATTGATCGACATCGCACGGGACGCGATGAGCGCCCGGATCTACAACCTCGCGAAACGACCCGACGAGGACCACATGACCTACCACGCTCACGCGAACGCGAAGTTCGTCGAGGACTGCGTCCGATCGCTGGCGGAGGACGTCGTCGACCGGCTGGATCACCTTCCGGACGAGGCCGTGATCCGGATGAAGCAGTCGAACGACGAGTCGATCCACCAGCACAACGCCCACGCCGAGCGGGAGGTCACGATGGGACAGTTGCGGGATGAACTCGACGGAAACGGAATCTGACCACGTTCCGAGATCTGCCAACGGTTCCGGGATCTGACTACAGGTTCAACGGTTTCGCGTTCTCCCATCTGGGCTCGAACGACTCCCGGACGTCACTGGCGAACTCCGGGTCCTTCAGATCGATCATCGCGAACGCCTCGCCGGGATCCAGCGGATTCGACACTTCGATGCAGACCTCGACGTCGTCGATCAGCTCGAAGGTTCCCTGCAGACCGGTTGCGACGCGCACGGAGAAGTTCTCCCGCTGGGCGAGCCGTTCGGTGTATCGTCGCCCGACGCTTCTGGGGAGCCCGTCGACGACGTCGGGCGAGAGCAGCAGGGAGACGGAGACCCCCCGATCGAGCGCTTCCTCGAGCTCGTCGGTGATCTGTTCGCCGATCACCCCGAGGTCCAACCCCGCGGCGGGCGCGCCCGCCACCATGACGATCTCCCGTTCGGCCGTCGAGATCCGTTCGAGCAACAGATCGAGCGTTTCGTCGGGCCCCACCGCCGCAGTCCAGAAGTGGCCGTCGACCGGTTCGGCGGTCTCCAGTTCCTGTGACAGTTCGTCGACGACCTCTTCGTACTGTTCGGCCTTCCGCTCGAGCTCCTCTTTCCTGTCCGCGAGCAGACGATCGAGACCCGCGTCGGGTTCGACGGCGACGTACTTCTTCGGCCGGCTCGCCGCCTGGCTTCGGACCAGGCTGTACTGCTCGAGGCTGTTCAACACGTCGTAGATCCGTCCCATCGGGACTTCGCTCGCACGCGACAGCTCCTTTGCCGTTGTCGGTCCGAGACGCAGAAGCGATCGATAGGCACGGGCCTCGTACTCCGAGAGCCCGAGATCGCGGAGACTCGCCATGCCCGAACGTTGCCGTCTCAGAGTATAAACGCACCGAAAGTTTACGGGAAGTGGGTGTGTCACCTTCCCCCGTGTCTCTGGGATTCCGGCGTTTTCCCGTTTATAGACGCCGATCGAGATGTCCAATCTGGACCAACGCGTCAACTTTCGTCTCGTTTCTCTCGGGAGGGGGAATCGTTTCCCCGGCCGATAGTGGCTTTTCGATCGGTTCTGCTTTTTCGATCGGTTCTGCTTTTCTCCCTGTGACGCCTGTACTTTTATATTCCCTACCGAATTCGTCGAATACATGAGCAAATCGTTCACGGTTGCCAGCGCGAAGGGCGGCGTTGGCAAAACGACGACGACGGCGAACCTGGGGGCAGCGCTCGCGGCGGCCGGCCACGATGTAGTGATCGTCGACGCCGACATCGGCATGGCAAACCTCGGAGCGATGCTCGGGATCGTTCCCGAGGGACCGACGCTGCACGACGTTCTTTCCGGTAATGCAGCGCTCGAGGAGGCGCTTTACGAGGGTCCCTGTGGAATGCGCGTGGTTCCGGGAAGCGTCGAACTCGAGGCGTACACGTCCGTCGATTCGGCGAAGCTTCGGGAAGTGGTCGAGACGCTCTCCCAGTTCGACGGCTACGTGCTCGTCGACAGCAGCGCCGGATTGAGTCACGACAGTTCGCTTCCGCTCGCACTCGGCGACGGGACGCTTCTCGTGTCGACGCCGGATCGAGCTTCGCTTCTCGACACCGAGAAAACGCGGGAACTGACCGCTCGACTCGGCGGTTCCGTGCTCGGCGTCGCCCTCACGCGGGTGGAACCGGACCATCCGATGTTGGAGTCGGCACCGGAGGTGTTAGGCGCCGACGTGATCGCGGAGATTCCCGAAGACGATTCGGTGACCTCGGCTGCCGCCGCACAGGAGCCGCTGGAGATCCACGCGCCACAGTCCCCGGCTGCGGTTTCCTACCGCGAACTCGCCAGGGAACTCACCGGTGAAGCGATCCCCGAACCGGAACCAGAGGCGGAACCGGAACCAGAGGCGGAACTAGAACCGGAACCGGAGTCCGATGTGCAACAGGTCTCAGGCGTGGCGGTTGCCGGCGATTCGGATTCCGGGAGGGAATCTGCAGCGGAACCAGGTGAGGGAACCGACGTGGATTCGGGATCAGAGCGGGAAACGGAACCGGAACTCGAACTGGATGAAGAACTGGAAACGGAGCCGGACGAGTCAGAGGGTCTGGAGTTGGACGAGGAGCCAGAACTGGATCAGGAACTCGACGCGGATTCGGATGCTGAGGCGGACGACAACGGTACCGAAGACGACATCGAACTCGAAGAGCCGATTCTGGAGGCCGACTCCCAGGAACGCACAGACGAACCGGAGGAAACCGAAACCGTAACCGAGTCCGACGGAGACGAACCGGAGGAATCCGACGGGGAACTGGCGGAACCGATCCCAGACGCGGAGCCGACGGACCTGGAGGAGGACACAGACGAGTACGAACGAGAGGACGACGAATCCCTCGAAGAAACGGACGAAAGCGAGCCGGACGAAAGCGAGCCGGATGAGGGCGACGAGGAATCTGTAGAGGAGGAAACAGGCGAAGAGACAGAAGAGAAGCGCGGCTTTTTCAGCCGGTTGTTCGGTCGATAACCGAGTCCTCTCGATCGTTTCGGCCTACTTTTCGAACAACCCCTTCACGTCGTCGCGTTTCCGTCGCCGTCGCTGCATCCGGGAGCGCAACTGGTCGTAGACGAACTCGCGGGACGGCCCCTTGCCGGCGACGAAATCGAAAAGCAGCGTCGTGACCGCGGCGCGTCCAACCTGCTGTTCCTCTCTGGCGACCTCGACCGCCTCGGTCAGTATCTCCGCCTCGTAGGCCTCGTACTCCTCGGCCAGCGCCTCGACCGCCAGAACGAGCCCATCGAGTTCCAGATCCGTCGGTTCGAGAACGCCGCCCCGATACGAGACTGGATCCGGCGGACCGCGCTCGATCCGTTCGGGATCGCGTGCGAGCGCATCCAGGAACGCGACGGCGTCTGCGACGGCCACACCGCGATACTGATCTGGAAGGCCGACGAGATACTCGCGACCGCTCTCGGCCAGGCCCGTCGCGCCGCTCCAGTTGCGGTTGCGGGCGTGGTGTACCGCCGCCGTATACTGGATCAGGCCGTGAAACAACTTCTCGTCGGTGGTTCCTTCCTCGAGTTCCAGCCAGACGTCCTCCCAGGGGTCGTGTGCGGCGTGATACTCCCCGGTCGCGTACAGCACGAGCCCGGCCCGAAGCGATTCTTCGATCGATGCGTCCATGACGTTTCCTCCATGAGGTTACATCGGCCGTCCGACACCGACAGCGTTCAGGCGGTCATCTCGTTTGTGACCCCGATCTCCTCGCCGATCTCGGGGAGATCAAGCTGGGAGAGGGTCTCGCGGAGCGGGACGCCCTGGGTGTCCCAGCCGCGGACGGCGTAGTACCGGTCGAGTTCCCGCTCGTACTCCTCCTCGTCGATGAACGCGCCCTCGTTGGGTCCGTTCGGAACCGTCTCGGTGAACCGCGGCGGGAGCCGATCGTCCTCGCGACCGAACCCTTCCCGCACGTTGAACGCCTTCGAGAGGTTGTACATCCGCTCGCCCGCGGTGAGG
The Halalkaliarchaeum desulfuricum DNA segment above includes these coding regions:
- a CDS encoding Cdc6/Cdc18 family protein; its protein translation is MDEDDTKPVDDGDSRDDESPVSPGGDRTDDSQLVGDPEGTGDPEATGDPEATGDPEGTGDPEATGDPEGTGDPERTGDSREATDSNTGSVDDVLTTGTSVKGSDGTTVESRSRDRSSPEVDIGSMVLEDDEEDDKGLFDDLLSGEPIFENKEVLRPSYTPHKLPHRSDQINQMATILVSALRGETPSNILIYGKTGTGKTASAKFVSQELESTSQKYEVPCDVEYINCEVTDTQYRVLAQLANKFIEKNQDRIQERLERLREVRSDVVRNGDARVDESDLEVNEGDLRVDENRQSESSDGVDIVKFDSVGELDDRIERLEADADGMEEVPMTGWPTDRVYSTFFEAIDYRERVVVIMLDEIDKLVEKSGDDTLYNLSRMNSELENSRISIMGISNDLKFTDFLDPRVKSSLGEEEIVFPPYDANQLRDILQHRADVAFKPDALTEDVIPLCAAFAAQEHGDARRALDLLRTAGELAERSQADLVREEHVRQAQDKIELDRVVEVVRTLPTQSKIVLFSIILLEKNGVHNINTGEVFNIYKRLCDEIDADVLTQRRVTDLISELDMLGIVNAVVVSKGRYGRTKEMNLSVPTEETEAVLLSDSRLGDIENAQPFVQARFDN
- a CDS encoding S24/S26 family peptidase; the protein is MTSGERSPADEDDSDGSESFPSDEGTGEEADVDEVVQSEGLSGSEVDINQVDGDHDDESIDDESIDDESIDDESIDDESTDDPDRNDRTPLERFLNDQDGPYMVVREVLLSVAVVLVIGLVLFAISGVWPPLVAVESTSMEPNMKMGDLVLVTEPGRYAPDAAVSGTGVVTYEQGAEVSYETFGMPGSVIVFDPPDRTGSPIIHRAHHHVEEGENWYDRVDQDAMNADSCEELATCPAPHDGFITKGDHNRWYDQDYEHNGIAPVVHEDWVTGVARVRVPMLGWIRLIFTGEAGPFAGTLPSVPFPEPETLLVASGASAVAAGRNAGWMNRWN
- a CDS encoding DNA-directed DNA polymerase II small subunit, whose product is MPLETPSRIVQELASQGYNAEREAVTLIAGASDPDAVLEATVDRTPGDALRVTADTVREVLEADPTSRGRNGNNNPSVSTGNTTGFSTDDGGSSPVETKGSSDRESGPSKRGSSKRGSSKRGSSKRDSSKRSVEVTGDITGRSTGTGSYEDFVAVFRDRFEKLSKKLRNRVNHRPAETVSAMSGGTDVEIIGLVNEIRSTSGGHWIVELEDTTGTVPCLVMNDRDIVELVDDLLLDECIAVSGTLSDDGEIVFVDAIHFPDVPRSYRPSTADRHVQAALISDVHVGSQEFAADAWHRFTDWLHSEEAASVEYLLIAGDMVEGVGVYPNQDEELSIVDIYDQYERFAEYLKEVPGDMEIVMIPGNHDAVRLAEPQPGFDDDLREIMSAHDARIYGNPASVSIEGVTVLMYHGVSLDELIAELPEEKASYEEPHRAMYQLLKKRHIAPQYGGHMRLAPEEEDYLVIEEIPDVFHTGHVHKLGWGKYHNVLAVNSGCWQEQTGFQKSVNIDPDYGYAPILDLDTLELTVRKFV
- the engB gene encoding GTP-binding protein EngB codes for the protein MFENRPDRDVEVVLVGRSNVGKSTVMRELTGHDVTTGKKPGVTREPNYYDWASESFMFTDLPGFGFMSGVEEHRREEIKTDVVRYIEEYADHIIAGILVVDGKAVIDIIDRHRADGEIPHDVELFHFLEDVGASPIVAVNKMDKVDDRDERLDTLCDRLGLFPPWQQWQETIAPISAKQGRIEPLLDCLRSRFEAEKRADLLKFVT
- a CDS encoding NAD(P)/FAD-dependent oxidoreductase gives rise to the protein MSESFVIIGDGIAGSSAAETLREEAPDSDITILTDEGEALYNRILIKEYAKGKLPEAPVSIHDTSWYDERDIDLHLNTLVTDIDVENDQVETHEGETYGYDKLLVAIGGTPQQLPVPNADADGIHHFWTFQDARAIREHVEQADRGVVVGAGLLGIDLAAICGAQDLPSHYLMRGKCWWRYALSEEGAEIIHEALRDIGVTPVFESGVDRFETDEDGKLVAAIDPNGERYEADFGGVAIGLDFNTELLEDTPVETDTGIYVDEYMRTDVDNIFAAGDVTEFHDTILGERGQNGAWGSAKQQGTIAAKNMIDYGSEEFRWVSSYSITHFDFPFLSFGHPTMGEETVERKHSENEWRRLAFKDGKIIGGVLIGDLSPQSAYKQLMREERVVADQKDVLMQKGFSVDDLSAPQKQ
- a CDS encoding DUF7124 domain-containing protein, which translates into the protein MDPGSSDMTLAFELEALKELADPNAVINDARQWTKYLGVVSEKPTYVVTNFTRKHRIRQDFFSGPRGVTESLENVKDQFDTERYVLVGNSEDVEDIAADVGWEYLPLSDAAEAAEWDIAGGEGDDVDPFQDDERDDWP
- the mptA gene encoding GTP cyclohydrolase MptA; translated protein: MSHQLPDVQASRPDVTVGLSQVGVTGVQKLVKLSRGSLRPIVLMAEFEVFVDLPAGRKGIDMSRNMEVIDEILEDITREEAYRVEDVCGDAAERLLSKHDYTSTAEVRMTADYMVRERTPESDRPTQNTAEIIASAIATDEGTRSEIGAEVTGITVCPCSQGMSESRAREQLEDLGVDEETIDQFLDRVPQPGHSQRGHATLTVSDEGSPDVDLVELIDIARDAMSARIYNLAKRPDEDHMTYHAHANAKFVEDCVRSLAEDVVDRLDHLPDEAVIRMKQSNDESIHQHNAHAEREVTMGQLRDELDGNGI
- a CDS encoding TrmB family transcriptional regulator — protein: MASLRDLGLSEYEARAYRSLLRLGPTTAKELSRASEVPMGRIYDVLNSLEQYSLVRSQAASRPKKYVAVEPDAGLDRLLADRKEELERKAEQYEEVVDELSQELETAEPVDGHFWTAAVGPDETLDLLLERISTAEREIVMVAGAPAAGLDLGVIGEQITDELEEALDRGVSVSLLLSPDVVDGLPRSVGRRYTERLAQRENFSVRVATGLQGTFELIDDVEVCIEVSNPLDPGEAFAMIDLKDPEFASDVRESFEPRWENAKPLNL
- the minD gene encoding cell division ATPase MinD, encoding MSKSFTVASAKGGVGKTTTTANLGAALAAAGHDVVIVDADIGMANLGAMLGIVPEGPTLHDVLSGNAALEEALYEGPCGMRVVPGSVELEAYTSVDSAKLREVVETLSQFDGYVLVDSSAGLSHDSSLPLALGDGTLLVSTPDRASLLDTEKTRELTARLGGSVLGVALTRVEPDHPMLESAPEVLGADVIAEIPEDDSVTSAAAAQEPLEIHAPQSPAAVSYRELARELTGEAIPEPEPEAEPEPEAELEPEPESDVQQVSGVAVAGDSDSGRESAAEPGEGTDVDSGSERETEPELELDEELETEPDESEGLELDEEPELDQELDADSDAEADDNGTEDDIELEEPILEADSQERTDEPEETETVTESDGDEPEESDGELAEPIPDAEPTDLEEDTDEYEREDDESLEETDESEPDESEPDEGDEESVEEETGEETEEKRGFFSRLFGR